ATTCACAATTATGTGGAAAATGAAACCCGGCGTAAAAATAGACCGGGTTATCATAACCATCATTTAGACAATAGAGACTTTCTTGCGATCGCGTCCAACTCGCTTGAATTCTACAACGCCGTCAGCCGTGGCAAAAAGCGTATTGTCTTTGCCCATGCCAACATTATCGCCGGGATAAATACGGGTGCCTTTCTGCCTGACAATAATCGAACCGGCAGAAACTTGCTGGCCGGCATATCTTTTTACGCCTAACCGCTGGCCATTCGAGTCGCGGCCGTTCCTTGAAGATCCAACACCTTTTTTATGAGCCATCGCTACAATCCTTTCCTAAAAGTTCAAGCTGTTAATTTAATAGAATCGGCTTGAATGTCAAGCTATTTAACCCGCTTTTTCCATTTGAATTATTGATAATGGATTTTCGCGCTTGCCAGGTGCCCCCTACCCGACAGAATTTCCTTGAGTCGTTAGTCCGCCCCGGCGGATTTCCTGACGACATCGGCGTCCTTATGCCAGAAAGCAGTACAGCCGGGCAGGAATCCCCGACTCCAACCTCTTAGCCTGTCAGACGCAATGACTTGACAGCGCTTGAAACTCTATATGTTCCAAAATGAAACACTTGCTATTAAAATATCTGTAAATATTGTCGAGTATTGTATTGATGCATATAATACGCCTATTATAAAACTAACCTGCAAAAAGGAGGGGGTTGTCCATGCAAAGACATTTTTATATCAGTAAGTATCGTGAACCTCCATAGTTAGTATCTTAATAGCCAATATACTAAGATCTCTTGGCTTCGGTTCTTCGATTACCGTGAAATCGCTTCATGTTTAAATCTCTCTTACCTGCAACATACTTCCTTACTCATCCTGGCAATTCTCGAAATATATCGGTTCAAGGTATTGAATCTACACCAGATAATTATCGGGATAATCCCATAGATTTCCCATTTGCAAAAGCAAACAAATCAGGCCATGCGGTCTAAGTGTCAAACAATTATTGGCTTATGGTTTTTGCGTTGGGGCTGATTTGCCTGTAATTCAGGCATCATAATTGCATTAGTAAGAAGTTAATAAAAAAACACACAAGGAGGTGTTTATGAGAATTAACTCAAATGCAGGTATTCTTAACACCCTGCAAAATGCATATAACGCAAAAAGGGAATTATCCTTGTCAATGGAGAAATTGTCGTCGGGGCAAAAAATCAATAAAGCCTCTGATAATCCTTCCGGTCTGGTTATTTCGGAAAAATTAAGAGCCCAAATCGCCGGTGTCGAAAGAGAAATCAATAATATTGATAATACCTATAACAAATTATCCGTTGCTGACAGCAGCCTTGGCTCTATGCAAAACAATCTTCAGGAAATGAGAAGTATGGCAGTAGCGGCGGCTAACGAGGGCGGTAACAGCTCGGAAGCGCAGCAAGCCTATCAGAATAGTATGGATAATGCCGTGCAAAGCTATAATATGATTCTCGAATCGGCATCTTATGGCACACAGAAACTGCTTGATGGCTCTGAGGGTTCAGCGGCTAATATGACAGCCGCTGATAACTACGATGTGTCATCTGCGGAAAAAGCTCAGGAAACAATCAATCTTATTGATGAAAAACTCAACGAATTAAACGATGCCAGGGGCGATATCGGCGCTACTCAAGCGAACGAACTTGATGCGAGACGGAATAGCCTGGAAACCGAACTGGTTAACCTAACCGCCTCGGAATCATCGGTGCGCGATGTTGACATGGCGAAAGAATATGCCAATCTTGTTAATCAGCAAATCAAGCTTGATGCAAGCATGGCGATGCTTGCGCATGAGAACCAAACAGCGAAGAGAATGGTAGACTTATTAAATTGATTTGGAATGAATTGATTTTGCTGCAATCCGAATAAAGTATTTTTGCTTTTGTACGTCCTCCTCCTCAAGAAGGGATGGGTTAAAACGCCTGTCCCTTTTTTTATTTTCCTGCAT
This genomic stretch from Candidatus Zixiibacteriota bacterium harbors:
- the rpmA gene encoding 50S ribosomal protein L27 — encoded protein: MAHKKGVGSSRNGRDSNGQRLGVKRYAGQQVSAGSIIVRQKGTRIYPGDNVGMGKDNTLFATADGVVEFKRVGRDRKKVSIV